Proteins encoded within one genomic window of Aurantiacibacter spongiae:
- a CDS encoding TonB-dependent receptor domain-containing protein: MLDRTSRISRRLLAAFALTTALTMPVAALAQGTQGAGQTGAGGAQAPTEEEAERNAENEQSIPGPNPDEQTPADAQLPDEGYEDPDVSIPGGAIVVTGRINRDPTRNSSQVISVLSTEDIARTGEGDIAGALSRVTGLSVQGQGFVYVRGLGDRYSLALLNGLPLPSPQPLSRVVPLDIFPTNVVASSLVQKTYSANFPGEFGGGVINLTTSAVPDESFVTISGGISADTETTFHNGLAYYGSDYDWFGFDDGTRDVPPALQTYFNSGLRLSQVPLDSAQNVDGTPFTQADIAFQLGNPNLVLLQKIGDLPVNFSGGITAGTSFDVFSDGQLGVIATASISNKWRTRDITSQSILADFSLDTDFNDLVTDNRILVNGLLGFGLEFGDSRIRWTNLFIRDTVKQATLSQGEDFQDDDSIQQQQTGWFERQLIDSQLVAELEFGDLGVDLRGGYARTDREAPYEYTFTYVRDNANGPLSDQFINVLDRQTGDASVVFSDLQEELYSAGIDISYPVLDTLTATVGYAYSDTDRYSERREFLFNAPTSFPDGIGLFRPDLLLGDAVIEYYDIGLIESTEANPAFAAALKIHGGYGKINWQILDRVQIDAGVRYEDAKQTVNPVELFADSLTSNASTLLENDYWLPAATVTFEPIDDLQLRASASRTLARPQFRELIFQTYYDPETNRQFNGNPLLIDSELTNYEVRAEYYFGGGDRVSVAGFWKDIENPIEAFSSFSDNAQLTSFANAPSATLKGVEVDAQYTIGLYDVGGFFQTKELALFANYTYTDSAISVSDGDTTLLFPGGATPASNLFNDGVPLTGQSDHLANLQLSLQDTDKLQQLTVLGSYASKRVTSRGTAGLPDIIEDPGFRLDLVARQGFEFRGLNAEFKLEARNILGRRHEEYQTDGTQRAEINTYDVGTTLGASLALTF, translated from the coding sequence ATGCTTGATAGAACGTCCAGGATTTCCCGGCGGCTGCTTGCCGCATTCGCGCTGACCACCGCGCTCACCATGCCCGTTGCCGCGCTGGCGCAGGGCACACAGGGCGCGGGACAGACCGGGGCCGGGGGCGCGCAGGCCCCGACCGAGGAGGAGGCCGAGCGCAATGCCGAGAACGAGCAGTCGATACCCGGACCCAATCCGGATGAACAGACGCCCGCCGACGCGCAGCTGCCCGACGAGGGTTACGAGGATCCCGACGTTTCCATCCCCGGGGGCGCGATCGTCGTCACCGGTCGCATCAACCGCGACCCCACACGCAATTCCAGCCAGGTCATAAGCGTCCTGTCGACCGAGGACATTGCACGCACCGGTGAGGGCGATATCGCCGGCGCGTTGAGCCGTGTGACCGGCCTTTCGGTGCAGGGGCAGGGCTTCGTCTATGTTCGCGGTCTGGGCGATCGTTACTCGCTCGCGCTGCTGAACGGCCTGCCGCTGCCTTCTCCGCAACCCCTCAGCCGCGTCGTCCCGCTGGACATCTTCCCGACCAACGTGGTCGCCTCGAGCCTGGTGCAGAAAACCTATTCGGCGAACTTCCCCGGCGAATTCGGCGGCGGTGTCATCAACCTGACCACCAGCGCCGTGCCGGACGAAAGCTTCGTCACGATCAGCGGCGGAATCAGCGCCGACACCGAAACCACCTTCCACAACGGCCTTGCCTATTACGGCAGCGACTATGACTGGTTCGGCTTCGACGACGGCACGCGTGACGTACCGCCTGCCCTGCAGACCTATTTCAACAGCGGATTGCGGCTCAGTCAGGTGCCGCTGGATTCGGCCCAGAACGTCGACGGTACGCCCTTTACCCAAGCCGACATCGCATTCCAGCTGGGCAACCCGAACCTCGTGCTGCTCCAGAAAATCGGCGATCTGCCGGTCAACTTCTCGGGCGGGATAACCGCCGGTACGTCCTTCGACGTGTTTTCCGACGGCCAGCTGGGGGTCATCGCCACCGCTTCGATCAGCAACAAATGGCGCACGCGCGATATCACGTCACAGTCCATCCTCGCGGATTTCTCGCTCGATACCGACTTCAACGACCTGGTGACCGACAACCGCATTCTCGTGAACGGTCTGCTCGGCTTCGGACTCGAGTTCGGCGACAGCCGTATCCGGTGGACCAACCTGTTCATCCGCGACACGGTAAAGCAGGCCACCTTGTCGCAGGGAGAAGATTTCCAGGATGATGATTCCATCCAGCAGCAGCAGACCGGCTGGTTCGAACGCCAGCTGATCGACAGTCAACTGGTGGCGGAACTCGAATTCGGCGATCTCGGTGTCGATCTGCGGGGCGGCTATGCGCGCACCGATCGCGAGGCACCCTACGAATATACCTTCACCTACGTCCGCGACAACGCCAACGGTCCGTTGTCGGATCAGTTCATCAACGTACTCGATCGCCAGACGGGCGATGCGAGCGTCGTGTTCTCGGACCTGCAGGAAGAACTGTATTCGGCGGGCATCGATATCTCCTATCCCGTGCTGGACACCCTGACCGCAACGGTCGGTTATGCCTACAGCGACACTGATCGCTATTCGGAGCGCCGCGAATTCCTGTTCAACGCGCCAACCAGCTTTCCCGACGGCATCGGCCTGTTCCGACCGGACCTTCTGCTTGGCGATGCGGTGATCGAATATTACGATATCGGCCTCATCGAATCGACGGAAGCCAATCCGGCGTTCGCGGCCGCGCTGAAAATTCATGGCGGCTACGGCAAGATCAACTGGCAGATCCTCGACCGCGTCCAGATTGATGCAGGCGTGCGCTACGAGGATGCGAAGCAGACGGTCAATCCGGTCGAGCTGTTCGCCGATTCCCTGACTTCGAACGCCTCCACGCTACTCGAGAACGATTATTGGCTGCCCGCCGCGACCGTCACCTTTGAACCGATCGACGACTTGCAACTGCGTGCGAGCGCCTCGCGCACGCTGGCACGACCCCAGTTTCGAGAACTTATCTTCCAGACCTACTACGATCCCGAAACCAACCGTCAGTTCAACGGCAATCCGCTGCTGATCGACAGCGAACTGACGAATTACGAAGTGCGTGCAGAATACTACTTCGGCGGCGGCGACCGGGTGTCGGTCGCAGGGTTCTGGAAGGATATCGAAAATCCGATCGAGGCGTTCTCGAGCTTTTCCGACAACGCGCAGTTGACGAGCTTTGCCAACGCCCCCAGCGCCACCCTGAAGGGTGTGGAGGTCGATGCGCAGTACACGATCGGCCTCTACGACGTCGGCGGTTTCTTCCAGACAAAGGAACTGGCCCTGTTCGCCAACTATACCTACACCGATTCCGCGATATCGGTTTCGGACGGGGATACGACCCTGCTCTTCCCCGGCGGGGCAACGCCTGCCAGCAACCTGTTCAATGACGGCGTGCCGCTTACCGGCCAGTCCGACCATCTCGCCAACCTTCAGTTGAGCCTGCAGGACACAGATAAGCTGCAACAGCTGACCGTCCTTGGAAGCTATGCGAGCAAGCGGGTAACGAGCCGCGGTACGGCCGGTTTGCCGGACATTATCGAAGATCCCGGCTTCCGCCTTGATCTCGTCGCGCGTCAGGGCTTCGAATTTCGCGGACTGAACGCGGAATTCAAGCTGGAAGCGCGCAACATCCTCGGCCGCCGGCACGAGGAATACCAGACCGACGGAACGCAGCGCGCCGAGATCAACACCTACGATGTGGGCACCACCCTGGGCGCATCGCTGGCGCTGACTTTCTGA